Proteins encoded within one genomic window of Candidatus Binatia bacterium:
- a CDS encoding MFS transporter, protein MSQETIQHTSAQRRWILMSMTAVLSMVMMNETTVAVALPSIARDLGMSVHRSSAVISVYILSFASFVAFGGRLGDLFGRRNFLIIGILVFFLAALACGFARSREVLLGARFIQGIGAALMVPASAAIVVNNFSLEERGRVMAIYAGIAQVFLSFAPVIGGVLTENFGWGSIFFMNLPIVIACFVAMLLGRVPNRATPGGQLDLAGALILPPSLFAFVLAIQEGSSWGWTSVRVWTFLVGGLTLFIVFYFLERRREQPLINFLLLRISAFRVDAVILFCVQFSIAAMAVYGVLYVQRVLKFSPLGSGAAQLAMAIPLLLVTQVAGRIFDRMGARRLVLSGMGLATTGCFVVAGVITLESFPAYAFGLALIGAGFGMTLTPVNADALSRIPASFRGQASGILQTMRQAGGALGIAAMTAVVALVVSATPGASGHPEMQTHAFRWAFALAGLINLLGFAAAFFLPPGRQAVEPVDLAGAMQPPLP, encoded by the coding sequence ATGTCGCAAGAAACGATTCAGCATACATCGGCGCAACGACGTTGGATTTTGATGTCGATGACGGCGGTTCTTTCGATGGTGATGATGAACGAAACGACCGTCGCTGTAGCCTTGCCCTCGATCGCCCGCGACCTCGGCATGTCGGTGCACCGGTCCAGTGCCGTGATCAGCGTCTATATCCTCAGCTTTGCATCATTTGTCGCCTTCGGCGGGCGCCTCGGCGATCTTTTCGGCCGGCGGAACTTCCTGATTATCGGAATTCTTGTTTTTTTTCTGGCGGCACTGGCATGTGGCTTCGCCCGATCGCGGGAAGTCCTGCTTGGCGCCCGATTTATTCAGGGGATCGGGGCCGCGCTGATGGTGCCGGCCTCGGCGGCGATTGTGGTCAATAATTTTTCGCTCGAAGAGCGTGGGCGTGTGATGGCGATCTATGCGGGTATCGCGCAGGTTTTTCTTTCCTTTGCTCCGGTGATCGGCGGAGTTCTGACCGAGAATTTTGGTTGGGGGTCCATTTTTTTCATGAACCTTCCCATCGTCATCGCTTGTTTCGTGGCGATGCTGCTGGGCCGTGTTCCCAATCGGGCGACTCCGGGTGGTCAGTTGGATCTCGCTGGCGCATTGATCCTGCCCCCTTCACTTTTCGCCTTCGTCTTGGCGATTCAGGAAGGAAGTTCGTGGGGATGGACCTCCGTGCGCGTCTGGACGTTTTTGGTTGGCGGCCTCACCCTTTTTATCGTCTTCTATTTTCTCGAGCGTCGTCGCGAACAGCCATTGATTAATTTTCTGCTGCTGCGGATCAGCGCCTTCCGTGTGGATGCGGTCATTTTGTTCTGCGTGCAATTCTCGATTGCCGCGATGGCAGTATACGGGGTTCTCTATGTCCAGCGGGTTCTGAAATTTTCGCCTTTGGGTTCCGGGGCCGCCCAACTGGCAATGGCAATTCCCCTTCTCCTGGTGACCCAAGTGGCGGGACGGATTTTCGATCGGATGGGCGCAAGGCGGCTGGTCCTCTCGGGGATGGGACTCGCAACCACGGGATGTTTTGTTGTCGCGGGTGTGATCACACTGGAGTCATTCCCGGCGTATGCTTTCGGGCTGGCCTTGATCGGTGCCGGTTTCGGGATGACTTTGACCCCGGTGAATGCCGATGCTCTGAGTCGCATCCCGGCCTCCTTCCGCGGTCAGGCGTCGGGGATTCTGCAAACAATGCGGCAGGCGGGCGGCGCGCTCGGCATTGCGGCGATGACGGCGGTCGTGGCTTTGGTGGTCTCGGCTACCCCGGGAGCTTCGGGCCATCCGGAAATGCAGACGCATGCTTTTCGGTGGGCGTTTGCGCTCGCCGGCTTGATCAATTTGCTGGGCTTTGCGGCAGCTTTCTTTTTACCGCCGGGGCGGCAGGCGGTTGAACCGGTGGACCTCGCGGGAGCGATGCAGCCACCTCTGCCTTGA
- a CDS encoding CRTAC1 family protein — translation MNTARIDACHLDLQATFFRFLRRAGLAAALILSPQLVEATWDFTDQTTGSGIDSVHAVVGSLDHDDPRSLAGGIAVGDYNADGWPDIFVVGGDAGGNDLFRNLGDGTFEEVTVPARVDLPGVHATGPVFVDLNGDGWLDLFVLLVVDEGAENAFALYENLGNGRFANVASRTGISLDSETLHAATFADIEGDGDLDVFVSHFGSFGSGEPGRMLWRNDGDFQFTDITRAAGFDYRDNPEVLGMDRTLSPAFADIDLDGDPDLILTGELGKSQIFINDGNGTFLLQEINLPGPTSGIGSAIGDYDNDGDMDVFVSGVASPPDIPGGAPSGSSGNRLYRNQADGTFADVTTAAGVRDGGWGWSSAFADLNLDGHLDLYMVNGMRSPAGTSIWDHFADDPARLFVGNGNGSFVEQAAELGLADTGIGRGTSFVDLDRDGDHDIVNQNSLQATKVYQNNTEAGAHFLVLKLIGRTGNRGAIGARVEVTAAGVTQVRYLQSGSSIGSGQFAEAHFGLGQATVVEELRVIWPDRTESSFTDILPDRHLALRHPGPSLQTCSASGDSNECTLGGKVRSPMECLMEMRVSPTPPVGRRGGPGYRIDCQAGDPACDANPEDQSSCSLDVAICLSANDPRNSICGPATINRLRVRTPGAGSQRPMDQTTRAFGLSLIGEGGAALEIVDGSPFVPLQPGLCTASERLTVPLRERPSGAYRKSSTRLKIQAFATDGRRDQDQLLVRCSPAY, via the coding sequence ATGAACACTGCCCGAATCGATGCTTGCCATTTGGACCTACAGGCGACCTTTTTCCGATTTCTGCGTCGCGCGGGACTTGCGGCAGCCCTGATCCTCAGCCCGCAACTGGTCGAGGCCACCTGGGATTTCACCGACCAGACGACCGGCTCGGGAATCGATTCCGTGCATGCTGTCGTGGGGTCTCTCGATCACGACGATCCGCGCTCGCTCGCAGGTGGCATCGCGGTGGGTGACTACAATGCTGACGGTTGGCCGGATATTTTCGTTGTCGGCGGCGACGCCGGTGGAAACGATCTCTTCCGGAATCTCGGGGATGGTACTTTTGAAGAGGTCACTGTTCCGGCGCGGGTGGATCTGCCCGGGGTGCACGCGACTGGCCCGGTGTTTGTTGATTTGAATGGGGATGGTTGGTTGGACCTCTTCGTTCTCCTGGTTGTCGACGAGGGAGCTGAGAACGCATTTGCCCTCTATGAGAATCTGGGGAATGGACGCTTCGCCAATGTGGCTTCTCGCACCGGGATTTCACTGGACTCCGAAACTCTCCACGCCGCGACTTTTGCCGATATTGAGGGTGACGGTGATCTGGACGTATTTGTCAGCCACTTCGGCTCTTTTGGATCAGGCGAACCCGGGCGCATGCTGTGGCGCAACGATGGGGACTTTCAATTCACGGATATTACGCGCGCTGCGGGTTTTGACTATCGGGATAATCCCGAAGTGCTCGGGATGGACAGGACACTGTCGCCCGCATTCGCAGATATCGATTTGGATGGAGACCCGGACCTGATCCTGACGGGCGAGTTGGGGAAATCACAGATTTTCATTAATGATGGCAACGGAACCTTCCTGCTCCAAGAAATAAATTTACCGGGTCCTACGAGCGGAATCGGTTCCGCGATCGGAGACTATGACAATGACGGCGACATGGATGTCTTCGTCTCGGGAGTGGCCAGTCCGCCCGATATCCCCGGCGGGGCACCATCCGGTAGTAGCGGCAATCGTCTCTATCGCAATCAGGCAGATGGAACCTTTGCGGATGTGACGACAGCGGCAGGCGTGCGCGACGGTGGCTGGGGTTGGTCGTCGGCCTTTGCCGATTTGAATCTGGACGGCCATCTGGATCTTTATATGGTCAACGGCATGCGCAGTCCGGCAGGGACTTCCATATGGGACCATTTCGCTGACGATCCCGCTCGCCTCTTTGTTGGCAATGGCAATGGCAGTTTTGTGGAGCAGGCCGCGGAACTGGGTCTCGCTGATACGGGTATCGGCCGAGGAACTTCGTTTGTCGATCTGGATCGTGATGGCGATCACGACATCGTGAACCAAAACAGTTTGCAGGCGACGAAGGTCTACCAGAATAACACCGAAGCAGGCGCGCACTTTCTGGTCCTTAAATTGATTGGACGCACCGGGAACCGAGGGGCAATCGGTGCCCGAGTGGAAGTGACCGCCGCTGGCGTCACCCAGGTTCGCTATTTGCAGAGTGGATCCAGTATCGGGAGCGGGCAGTTTGCCGAAGCGCACTTCGGATTGGGTCAGGCCACGGTCGTCGAGGAACTTCGCGTGATCTGGCCTGATCGCACCGAGTCGTCCTTCACCGATATTCTGCCGGACCGCCACCTCGCCCTGCGACATCCGGGACCCTCTCTCCAGACATGCAGCGCGTCAGGGGACAGCAATGAGTGTACCTTGGGTGGCAAGGTTCGCTCGCCTATGGAATGTCTGATGGAGATGCGGGTGAGCCCGACGCCGCCGGTGGGCAGGCGCGGTGGCCCCGGTTATCGGATCGATTGTCAGGCAGGAGATCCCGCCTGCGATGCAAATCCAGAGGATCAAAGCTCCTGTAGTCTTGACGTGGCAATCTGCCTCAGCGCGAATGATCCACGAAATTCGATCTGTGGACCGGCCACGATCAACAGGCTTCGCGTGCGAACTCCGGGCGCAGGTAGCCAGCGACCGATGGATCAAACCACGCGCGCATTCGGTCTCAGCCTGATTGGCGAGGGTGGAGCGGCGCTGGAAATTGTCGATGGATCGCCCTTTGTTCCGCTGCAACCGGGGCTTTGCACCGCGAGCGAGAGATTGACGGTCCCCCTGCGCGAGAGACCGTCAGGCGCTTATCGCAAAAGCAGCACGAGATTGAAGATCCAGGCATTTGCCACGGATGGT
- a CDS encoding 5-(carboxyamino)imidazole ribonucleotide mutase, whose protein sequence is MKAVLIMGSTADEPWALQITKGLDARGVAWEQHAASAHKEPKKVLAILEANADAQGIVYVTIAGRSNALSGFVGANSTHPTIACPPFKDKVDMMVNIHSTLQMPSKTPVLTVLDPDNCAESIARIFRV, encoded by the coding sequence ATGAAAGCCGTATTGATCATGGGTTCAACCGCTGATGAGCCGTGGGCTCTTCAGATCACCAAAGGTCTTGATGCGCGCGGTGTCGCCTGGGAGCAGCATGCGGCATCGGCTCATAAGGAGCCGAAGAAAGTCCTCGCTATTCTGGAGGCGAATGCTGACGCGCAGGGCATAGTTTATGTCACGATCGCGGGTCGCTCCAACGCGCTTTCCGGATTCGTAGGAGCCAATTCGACGCACCCGACGATCGCCTGCCCTCCTTTCAAGGATAAGGTCGACATGATGGTGAATATCCACTCGACTCTGCAAATGCCCAGTAAAACTCCGGTGTTGACGGTGTTGGATCCGGATAATTGCGCCGAGTCGATCGCCAGAATCTTCCGAGTCTGA
- a CDS encoding glutathione S-transferase family protein, with protein MSPSSVTGGHHPEINLPFEESWELYHNSFSLCSKKLRVCLSELGLPYRDHPIDLIETGSYQNVGREFLAINPAGTVPVLVHEGHPIYESHDQIVYAARYAGAAGECLLPREEAAMALVEDWVDKASLVGDPMHGRALRAGHCVPGLTFPLFATTVSRIPVAEILKGLLRHPNKERPIAFLLLRLLGVEKFWRVPLFRAAVAQSREAMHVHLDGLEAQLQSHEGPWIVGDEFTLADVSWVVLLDRLVEADWERVFWSEELRPGVAAYWNRLQSRPSYRSAVTEMRSDHIREGIEELRVAKLRDPLLREILEGS; from the coding sequence ATGAGTCCCTCCTCGGTGACGGGGGGGCATCATCCCGAAATCAATCTCCCGTTTGAGGAATCCTGGGAGCTGTACCACAACAGCTTTTCGCTTTGCTCAAAGAAGTTGCGCGTCTGTCTCTCCGAATTGGGACTGCCCTACCGAGATCATCCGATCGATTTGATCGAAACCGGTAGCTACCAGAACGTGGGCCGCGAATTTTTGGCGATCAATCCGGCTGGAACCGTCCCGGTTCTGGTTCACGAAGGGCATCCGATCTATGAGAGCCATGACCAGATCGTCTACGCCGCACGGTATGCAGGCGCTGCCGGCGAATGTTTGTTGCCACGGGAAGAGGCCGCCATGGCTTTGGTGGAGGATTGGGTCGACAAGGCTTCTCTTGTCGGCGACCCGATGCATGGCCGCGCGCTTCGAGCGGGGCATTGTGTCCCCGGGCTGACCTTTCCGCTCTTTGCGACGACCGTTTCCCGGATTCCGGTCGCGGAAATTCTCAAGGGGCTGCTTCGTCACCCAAACAAGGAGCGCCCGATCGCCTTTCTTCTACTTCGGTTACTGGGCGTCGAGAAGTTCTGGCGGGTGCCGCTTTTTCGAGCGGCTGTCGCCCAGAGTCGGGAAGCGATGCATGTGCATCTCGATGGTCTGGAAGCACAATTGCAGAGTCATGAGGGCCCATGGATTGTTGGCGACGAATTTACGCTCGCTGACGTGAGTTGGGTGGTGCTTCTCGACCGGCTCGTCGAAGCTGATTGGGAGCGAGTTTTCTGGTCCGAGGAGCTTCGCCCGGGGGTCGCTGCGTATTGGAACCGTCTGCAGTCTCGTCCGAGCTACCGGAGCGCTGTGACCGAGATGCGCTCCGACCATATCCGCGAAGGGATCGAGGAACTCCGCGTCGCAAAATTACGGGATCCGTTGCTCCGGGAGATTCTGGAAGGCAGCTGA
- a CDS encoding DUF1080 domain-containing protein, producing the protein MRWVKRIAVTLIGLIFLAVFVPWIGFQVWLADQPPRTQATLKASLGSFTAEQQFVLIQEFFFPTELVDHGDFGRKEAVGRGHAPWAFRTSLDGRPRILNLALAPEIWLSYSTESATIHQFWQGGIHLEGAVYDAQHGREPRSFGDRWIAPSALGWELRTDQGWLPARVHWLGWGTDPRTGRAWLSFQLAGPDGQALHLRESPEISREDDGSIALERVFERTSAPGPDVRLALPAGALRTSIDGQGSVNDSFLLLRGDGPAIGKTVRQVFDAPRQPIETSAQETSLPPSPFVRHGCQSCHHEKEQIVGPSWRAVSDRYREDPRDRVALLDDLSRRVIEGGVGRWGQVPMQPHPQLSSTEAKALVNEILSYAAAEESLEDGAEWTIGFPTEPRPQELHPALARTQIRPESFTPQTGGLALLPDGTLILTTWDRDGAVYAIQGWQKQSSDVRVRRIAEGLHEPLGVATIEDRIFVMQKQELTELVDRDGDGWMEEHRNLSADWGASSNFHEFGFGLAVIDGELYAGLGTCVLAGGDACPDQHPDRGKIVRISPDTGNREFFARGFRTPNGIATSPTGQLLVTDNQGSWLPASKLMEVGRGDDFGWRAPADASPDRPVHPPALWLPQNEIGNSPTQPLVLTQGPYEGHILFGDIFNGGIKRGFLETVAGQRQGAAFHFSGGLAAPVNRMIEAPDGTILVGEIGSRGNWGLADKPFFGLEALRFDQGTAFEPLEIRATPEGYRIVFSEPVDGNPTPEMFRLHQWSYRPDQFYGGPKFGKIALPVTEAVLSPDRRTVALTVEGRLPGTVVYIHIDRALESTSGLPLWINEAWYTQNALPPSDDPQPNQLSPEEMREGWRLLFNGKTFDGWKIYGAEDDQIEGWAIENGTLAFTRTVSTAGMIWNHINPFTRGALDLMTKEKFSNFELVIDWKIEPGGNSGVFFAIPDESGYLAWTYGLEMQLLDDDGHADGQIEKHRAGDLYDLQASPVRAAGPPGTWNQSRIRVAGDRIQQWLNGKETVDIIRGSPIWDQAVADSKFADTEGFGRAQSGHIALQDHGDRVLFRNIKIRELP; encoded by the coding sequence ATGCGATGGGTAAAACGAATAGCCGTGACCTTGATCGGCCTGATCTTTCTGGCTGTCTTTGTGCCCTGGATCGGCTTTCAGGTCTGGCTCGCGGACCAACCCCCCCGCACGCAGGCAACCCTGAAGGCAAGCCTTGGATCCTTCACCGCAGAACAACAATTCGTCCTCATTCAAGAGTTTTTCTTCCCCACGGAGTTGGTCGACCATGGGGACTTTGGCCGGAAGGAAGCCGTCGGACGAGGACACGCCCCCTGGGCGTTCCGCACCAGTCTCGATGGACGGCCCCGGATTCTCAACCTGGCTCTGGCTCCGGAAATTTGGCTGTCCTACTCAACCGAGAGCGCGACCATTCATCAGTTCTGGCAAGGCGGCATCCATCTGGAAGGTGCCGTATACGATGCACAACACGGACGAGAACCCCGAAGCTTCGGAGATCGTTGGATCGCACCTTCGGCGCTTGGATGGGAATTGCGGACCGATCAGGGCTGGCTGCCCGCGCGGGTGCATTGGCTGGGTTGGGGTACAGACCCCAGAACAGGGCGCGCCTGGCTCAGCTTCCAACTCGCAGGCCCCGATGGCCAGGCGCTGCACCTCCGAGAATCACCAGAAATAAGCCGCGAAGACGATGGCTCCATCGCGCTCGAACGGGTCTTCGAGCGAACTTCCGCTCCGGGACCAGACGTTCGGCTCGCGCTCCCCGCGGGAGCCCTCAGGACATCGATTGATGGACAAGGCTCTGTGAATGACTCCTTCTTGCTGCTCCGCGGAGACGGTCCCGCTATTGGTAAAACTGTCCGACAGGTCTTCGATGCCCCCCGGCAGCCAATCGAAACGAGTGCGCAGGAAACCTCCTTGCCGCCATCCCCATTCGTGCGCCATGGTTGCCAATCCTGCCATCACGAGAAGGAGCAAATTGTAGGCCCCTCGTGGCGAGCCGTTTCAGACCGCTACCGTGAAGACCCCCGCGACCGGGTCGCCCTTCTCGATGATCTCTCCCGACGCGTCATCGAAGGCGGCGTCGGAAGGTGGGGGCAGGTGCCCATGCAACCCCATCCGCAACTCTCGTCGACCGAAGCCAAAGCATTGGTGAACGAAATTCTGTCATACGCAGCTGCGGAAGAGTCTCTCGAGGACGGAGCCGAATGGACAATCGGTTTTCCCACCGAGCCAAGACCTCAGGAACTTCATCCCGCGCTTGCACGAACCCAAATTCGGCCGGAAAGCTTCACCCCGCAAACCGGCGGCCTGGCGCTTCTCCCTGACGGGACTCTCATTCTGACCACCTGGGATCGCGACGGTGCGGTCTACGCAATCCAGGGGTGGCAGAAACAATCTTCCGACGTCCGGGTGCGCCGGATTGCCGAGGGATTGCACGAGCCACTCGGTGTGGCCACCATCGAAGACCGTATCTTCGTCATGCAGAAACAGGAACTGACGGAACTCGTCGACCGCGACGGCGACGGCTGGATGGAGGAGCATCGAAACCTGAGCGCCGATTGGGGTGCCTCTTCCAATTTTCACGAATTTGGTTTCGGCCTCGCGGTGATCGACGGAGAACTCTACGCCGGTCTCGGTACCTGCGTTCTCGCCGGCGGTGACGCCTGCCCGGACCAACATCCAGACCGGGGAAAGATTGTCCGAATCTCGCCGGATACCGGCAACCGCGAATTCTTCGCGCGCGGTTTCCGAACCCCGAACGGAATCGCCACAAGCCCCACAGGGCAACTTCTGGTGACCGACAACCAAGGCTCCTGGCTGCCTGCCAGCAAGCTGATGGAGGTCGGGCGGGGAGACGATTTTGGATGGCGCGCGCCAGCCGACGCCAGCCCCGATCGACCCGTCCACCCCCCGGCGCTCTGGCTGCCCCAAAATGAGATCGGCAATTCGCCAACGCAACCACTCGTCCTGACGCAGGGCCCATACGAAGGTCATATTTTATTTGGGGATATCTTCAATGGAGGCATCAAGCGCGGATTTCTGGAAACTGTGGCCGGGCAGAGGCAAGGCGCTGCCTTCCATTTCTCGGGCGGTCTGGCCGCGCCGGTCAATCGAATGATCGAGGCCCCGGACGGCACCATTCTCGTCGGCGAGATCGGCAGTCGCGGCAACTGGGGGTTGGCCGACAAGCCCTTTTTCGGTCTGGAAGCCCTCCGGTTTGACCAAGGCACCGCTTTCGAACCTCTCGAAATTCGCGCCACCCCCGAAGGCTACCGGATCGTTTTCAGCGAACCCGTCGACGGCAACCCCACACCGGAGATGTTTCGCCTGCACCAGTGGTCCTACCGGCCGGACCAGTTCTACGGCGGTCCCAAATTCGGCAAGATCGCCCTGCCCGTTACCGAGGCGGTCCTCTCGCCGGATCGCAGGACTGTCGCGCTCACGGTGGAAGGACGCTTGCCCGGAACTGTTGTCTACATCCACATCGATCGTGCGCTGGAGTCCACCTCCGGCCTTCCCCTCTGGATCAATGAGGCCTGGTACACACAAAACGCCTTGCCGCCGAGCGATGATCCCCAGCCGAATCAACTGAGTCCGGAAGAAATGCGCGAGGGGTGGCGTCTCCTTTTCAACGGCAAGACTTTTGATGGCTGGAAAATCTATGGTGCCGAGGACGACCAGATCGAGGGTTGGGCCATCGAGAACGGAACTCTGGCCTTCACACGAACCGTATCGACAGCCGGCATGATCTGGAACCATATCAACCCCTTCACTCGAGGCGCTCTGGATCTCATGACGAAGGAGAAGTTCTCCAACTTCGAACTCGTTATCGACTGGAAAATTGAACCGGGCGGCAATAGCGGCGTATTTTTCGCAATTCCCGACGAGTCGGGCTATCTGGCCTGGACTTATGGACTCGAGATGCAACTTCTCGATGATGACGGGCACGCCGACGGGCAAATCGAAAAGCACCGCGCCGGCGACCTCTACGACCTGCAGGCGAGTCCTGTCCGGGCGGCGGGTCCTCCGGGCACCTGGAATCAGAGCCGCATCCGGGTAGCTGGAGACCGCATCCAACAGTGGCTCAACGGCAAGGAAACCGTGGATATCATCCGGGGTAGTCCAATTTGGGATCAGGCCGTCGCCGACAGCAAATTCGCCGATACCGAGGGTTTCGGACGAGCCCAAAGCGGACATATCGCGCTTCAGGACCACGGCGATCGCGTGCTCTTCCGGAACATCAAGATTCGCGAATTGCCGTGA
- a CDS encoding phosphoribosylaminoimidazolesuccinocarboxamide synthase, whose product MPSQTIETPSAYTERIRQELGNCLTETSLPDGVRKQGKVRDQYDLGNEIALVTTDRQSAFDRVLAAIPFKGQVLNQTSAWWFEQTKHIVANQVLSIPDPNVTLARKCEVFPIEFVMRGYITGSTSTSLWTVYRDGSRSYCGNDLPEGLLKNQKLEQNLITPTTKEEDHDRPIAPPEIVSEGWMSQEDWDRCRDIAFELFAFGQARAAEHGLILVDTKYEMGRAADGTILLIDEIHTPDSSRYWVADSYEKRMAAGEEPENIDKEFLRLWFKDNCDPYGDAELPEAPEDLVVELSRRYIYLYEKITGQEFSFPDVDTPIAERLRANLERKS is encoded by the coding sequence ATGCCGAGCCAAACTATCGAGACACCTTCCGCTTATACCGAACGCATTCGCCAGGAATTGGGGAATTGCCTGACCGAGACCTCCTTGCCCGACGGTGTGCGCAAGCAGGGGAAAGTCCGAGATCAATACGATCTGGGTAACGAGATCGCGCTGGTCACGACCGACCGCCAAAGCGCATTTGACCGGGTGCTGGCAGCGATCCCCTTCAAGGGGCAGGTCCTGAATCAGACGAGTGCCTGGTGGTTCGAGCAGACGAAACATATCGTCGCCAACCAGGTGCTTTCGATTCCCGACCCGAATGTGACCCTTGCTCGCAAATGTGAGGTGTTCCCCATCGAATTCGTGATGCGGGGCTATATCACGGGCTCCACCAGCACGTCGCTCTGGACCGTCTATCGGGATGGCAGCCGGTCTTATTGCGGAAATGATCTGCCGGAAGGCTTGCTCAAGAATCAGAAGCTCGAGCAGAACCTGATCACGCCGACCACCAAGGAAGAGGACCATGACCGTCCCATCGCTCCACCGGAGATCGTCTCCGAAGGTTGGATGAGTCAGGAAGATTGGGACCGTTGTCGGGACATAGCTTTTGAATTGTTCGCATTCGGCCAGGCCCGAGCGGCAGAACATGGCCTGATTCTGGTGGACACGAAATATGAGATGGGACGAGCTGCGGATGGCACGATCCTGTTGATCGACGAGATCCATACGCCGGATTCTAGCCGCTACTGGGTTGCCGACAGCTACGAGAAGCGCATGGCCGCGGGCGAAGAGCCGGAGAATATCGACAAGGAATTCCTGCGCCTCTGGTTCAAGGATAATTGCGATCCCTACGGAGACGCCGAGCTTCCCGAGGCTCCCGAAGACCTCGTGGTCGAGCTTTCGCGGCGCTATATTTATCTTTATGAAAAAATCACCGGGCAGGAATTTTCCTTCCCCGACGTTGATACCCCGATAGCGGAACGGCTGCGGGCTAACCTCGAGAGAAAATCATGA